The genomic segment TTCCTTCTCGATTTGGCATCACAGTCTCATTTGTTAATGGTAAAATTTAAGGTATTCGGTAATAAATAGATGGCTTTGAAGAATGTAAAGCAAGATTTATGGTCTTGATTGCCTCATAACTGGAAAGACTAGTGGccaagatattaaaaatatgtagGATTTATTCCTAAATCCTTCACCAAATTTAATcacccatgtttttttttcttttttttttctcaacttaaaACCACGTACCTTCCTACAATTTCTTAACCTATTTTAGGTTTTCATTAGGTTGTTGACAtaacattatcatcatcattttattatcCTGATATATTAATAACAAAGAGAATTaagtcataatttaaaaaaaaaaataaaaaaaaatcatcaacgacaaATCACCATGCCAATACCAACACATGccacatcaataaaaaaattacatgataatGTTTCCAACAACATGAGGAGAACATTTTTAACTACTAGGAGTAACGGCACATGCTTATACCTTTtcccattaaaataatatttaatttatacaaaaaaaaaataatctaaatactACTAacatcaagatatttaatctttttaagaGAAGAACAAAAACATCGTTCTATATCTAGTGTTTTTCAATgttgaattagtttttgttaataaaataaaacattcaatCTTAATCTATTGGGCCTAAAAGATCAATTTACAAAAACGCAGCCCAGCCCACTTTTCCAAAGCTTGGCATTTGATAGGATTTGTAATTACAATTTAGCCCCCAGACAAAAACCCCCTCATTAAACCATCATTCCCTTCGTCCCCTCCCCCTCTCAATCTATTGCTAGCTAAAACCCTTAACAAGCAAACAAGCCACAATGGCCATGAGAACAACGACGGCGGCTTTGGCTGCGGCAGCAGCTCCTCGTGGCGGATTTTTGCGTCTGTTTTCAACAACTTCCACTTCATCCTCCTCCTTCCCTTTTCCTCAGACCACGCAGCAAACTCCTGCACGTGAACAGGCTGAGCCAAACACCAATCTCTTTGTGTCTGGCATGTGTCTCTTTCTTTACATTTCCATAATTACTTTCATTCCTTTGTTCTTTTCCTCGATTCCCATCTGGGTTCTGTTAATCACTTTGCTTGCAATCTTTACAGGGTTGATATTGTCAATATAATGCTAGAAATGAAAGGAAAGACTTAAACTTTATGAGAtctgattgattatttttttctaaattaagaattattagtAAGATTTTTGTGTTGTTTATTTGGTTATGAGCCCTGTGATTTTGATTGCGAGTATATTGATAGGATGTTTTATTTGCTACCTTATGTACCGAAAGaagttgtttttagtttttgtctCTGCCTATTAGTACGTCCAATTTTGTGGCGATGTCTGTGTTGGTGATTCGACAATAGCCCATAAATGCATGGAAGGTtgaaaaaaatgtgtgttttttAGCTGgttatatgttaattatttgcaaaataaaagTAACTGGTACTTGCAATTTAGGTGTTGAAAACCAACGAAAGGTAGATTTTGATATGATCATAATCACGCATTTGAGAAACTAGTATATGATATAATATGCTGATATGCGTGTTATGTTGTTTAGCTATGTTAATGATGGGTTTTAGTTCAAGAGTTGGACATGCTCTAGAATTTATTGTAAAGTAGTCGTGAATTGTGATGTACGCACATCTGTGTCTTTCTTTGGAGTCATTGGTCACAATCTTATATTTCTTGTGttgttataaatttttagtttgaaaGGATATCGGAATTATTCATGATGATGGGAGTTGAAAATCTCTGAGAAGTTAGAGATTCTTATAGCAGTGTGAATTGATGGACTCTAGAAAGCTTAGATAGAGAGAGGTCTTTGTGAGAGTAGTCATTGCTCTTGATGTGGAGGAGGTATGGAGAATAAATTGCATGTCTTTTGGACCTGTACCAAGGGGGTGGAAGTTTGGAAGGGCATTCTGAATACAGTCTGCATAATTTCTTCAGTGGTGACCTTCAAGTGGTTGGATAGAAAGGAGATGCTAAGACTAAAATGAGAATCGGAAGACAATGTTCTTGTGCTGGCATAGCTGGCACTCAATAATGCTTAATTACTTTTGGGACACAATTATAATCTGTATGTAATACTCAATATCCTGGCTAAAAGATTGTACAGAAATTTCCCCGAGAGTACTGGTTAAAAATAATAGAACAGGAGCATGTCTTAGTGAGCAGGAGCTTCTTGGAAGAATTAAATAGTTATTTTGGACTATCCTCCTGGGATTCATGAGCTGCGGGATACTGATATAGGCATCCATTAAAGTTGTGTAGTCTAGTTTGTTTGTCCTTTTATATTGTAAACCAaagaaatatttctttcttgtcCTTTGATGGTTATGAAAACCCAGTGAATGTAAAACATCAAGTCAACTTCTTAACGTGTCAGAAGTTTTATTTGATGCTTCTATGATTTTGGTTTCAGGGCTAAGTAAAAGAACAACTTCAGAGGGACTACAAGAGGCCTTTTCTAAATTTGGTGAAGTGGTTCAAGGTTAGTCTCTTCTtttcataaatgtttttaaaaaatttcttttttggattgctAATGATTGCCTTTCTAGCTTTTTACAGCTAGAGTTGTAACTGACAGGGTCTCAGGCTATTCTAAGGGGTTCGGTTTCGTCAAATATGCTACCTTAGAAGATGCTGCTGAAGGAATAAAAGGCATGGATGGACAGGTGAGTTTTACCTGGCTCCGTACTTTTGTCCTTTGAGAGAAGATTGtggatttattattgtaatGACTTCAAAGTGGTTAGGATAAAATGATGTGTAGTTGTTAGTATAGCTCATAGCATGATCAGTAACTCTAGGAAATTCAGTATGGGTTCTGTGCAGCTTCTTAAGTCATGGAACAAGCTATGATGGTCAAATCTTTGGAGGAAAATCCAAAACCTAAAGTTCAATATGAATTCAAAAGGATTCACTAAAGAAAGCTTGATGCTTCTCAAGTTAAACAATGGTCACGTGGATATCTAAGAAAACTATGACAGACATAAGATTGGTGGGTTCCATATGTTGAAGCCTCATAAAAACCGAAGCACCTTTCTCAATGTTTCCTAGGTTAGCTATGATAACTCATAACAGTGGCATACATCGAGATTTGTCAATGGGGTTAGGGGCTTGCACTTTTGCACATGGGAACATGTATATGAAATTGATTATTCTTCCGCCACTGTATCTGTTATTGTTATCTGCACTTGGAAGatgcttaattttttagtatccCTTGAATCCTGTTCAGTATGTTTCAGCAAGTCTTCTAACTAGCAATCCAGCTCATCAGCTTACATTCATGCTCATGCATGTTCCTTCCATACTTTTGTCCTTTGGTGCTCACCAAGCAACCTAAGAATACCCATCTGCCTTGTGTTAGTGCAACTTCTCTCATTAGCTCACCAATCTTATTGATGCAATTGAACCTGAGCAAAAAGGAAGCAAAGTACAAATAAAAccgagattttaaaaaaagggtcTCAATAACAAAAAGccctaattgtatttttattactgaatttatttttttcgataATTAAGTGTTAAGGGACCAAAAGTTATTCTttatcaccttttcttttaaaattccttgttttttctatcatataattaaaagaaactatcTTATTGGACATAGTAAGGTCTAGGACTCAAGTCGTGgatctttttccttctttaaaaCACATTAGCAGCGCCTCAACATCGTTTATTTACGTTATAAAAAATTCAGTCCGGCCGGCAGCAAACTTGAGCCACCGATTTAGTATGATTGTTGTGAAACTTGttttatcgttttttttttggttgtctacttttaatttctctttctgATATCTGTGTATTGTAGTTTCTGGATGGATGGGTTATATTTGCAGAGTATGCTAGACCCAGACAACCACCTTCTGAACCTCAAAACAACACAGGCATGGGATTATGGAAACAACGCTACTGATAGCCGCTGGCAGTGACTCCTATAGTCAAGGGATCAAGTTTGTCATTATCCAAACTAGCACGGCCAGCGCAGCTGGCAGTGACTCCTATAGTCAAGTGATCAAGTTTGTCATTATTCAAACTAGCATGGCCAGCAAGTACCATTTATGAATTCTTCACATTATTGTGGTTTCTCTTTCACAGCTTAGAACGatcaatatgtttttatattaactaaCTGTGAGCAGcttgaaattataaattatgtggATAACAAACTGTTCCATGCGTGAGCATGCATATCTAGCAAGTAcaatttatgaattcttgacaCTATATTCGTCCTCCATGAGCATCTTACAAAACTTGTGCTCCATGAACTCACGTTAAATATATCTGAATGTTGCATCAGTGAAAAACTTGTTAGAGTGCCTCTGAATttgttcataatttttattttgggaaCAGAAGTTACTGTCAGGTGTCCAAAATCAGTATATTTTCTGCAATTTATGCTGGAAGTTCATTTGGGTATCGTGTAGCACTGAAAATCTGGTGTTCTTTAGTGTTCTTCAGAGGTGTGCACAAGCAGGATGGAACTGGTTATTGTGATCCGTCTTTGTTTAGGGTGTCTTCAGTATTGTTACATAGTAGGAAAAGGGATTTATAACGAATTGTCTGGTTTATTTACTTACAGTACCTTTGTTTTTGCTGCTtttgaaattatgtttgattgtttttctgaAGTATGTGTGGCtcgaaaaaacattaaataaatttttctttttagtgttttctccAATTGCTTGTTATTCCGTGGGAAACTTGCGAAACATTCTGCATCATAATATTATATACATcacattaatgttttttttttaaatattttttaatagttttaatgatctgatatcaaaataaaaaatttaaaaaaattaatttaatatatttttaaataaaaactatttttataaaatattttgtatcaaattattttttttaaaaaaaatatttttaacatcagtgatctaaaaatactaaaaaaaaagattaataaaaaatataaattttataataacaaagcaaagaaataaaaaatggagaaaaacatgtcaaataaaaaaaattaatataaagcaaagaaaaaaaataattttttttaaatttttttaaaatatttttaaaacgtaaaaaaaagaagaattataaataaaaaatataagacacagtaagacaataaaaataattgatttattcaCCTAAATAAACTTCCACACTCAacacaagaagaaaaacatgTCCAATTGATGTCTACTTTGCTTGCAACCCTTGAAAAACTATTTTCtcatataaaaacttaattacaaTACTTCGAACCTACAAGTTAGGGTTGCTAAAGATTCAAGTAAATCTTGCAGGTCCACCATCTCTACTTGCCACCATCTCAGCTTCTTCTTCTAATAGGATTCTTTCTCTTTCTACTGTACCAATTTGCTACGACTCTTTCCATTGTAATTTTGTGCACGACATCAAACATTGGCAATTGACAACCTTGTCCAGGTTTAGATGAATGCAAGAGAACGACAACTCGAATTATTACAATGAGATATCTATTTAATTTCTGATTGCAATGTACAGATGACCTAGAAAAGGAATGAATGCTATGCtgcattattttttcaagtaggACAATGGGCCTAAAGAATTCGCCTTCCCGTCGACGCAACACAACAATTTGGATTAGCTTCGAAAGGAACTCCACAGAGGACCTCTCAATACATCATAATCATCCcttcaaaacaaacaaa from the Populus nigra chromosome 9, ddPopNigr1.1, whole genome shotgun sequence genome contains:
- the LOC133702886 gene encoding organelle RRM domain-containing protein 2, mitochondrial-like isoform X2 produces the protein MAMRTTTAALAAAAAPRGGFLRLFSTTSTSSSSFPFPQTTQQTPAREQAEPNTNLFVSGLSKRTTSEGLQEAFSKFGEVVQARVVTDRVSGYSKGFGFVKYATLEDAAEGIKGMDGQSMLDPDNHLLNLKTTQAWDYGNNATDSRWQ
- the LOC133702886 gene encoding organelle RRM domain-containing protein 2, mitochondrial-like isoform X1; this encodes MAMRTTTAALAAAAAPRGGFLRLFSTTSTSSSSFPFPQTTQQTPAREQAEPNTNLFVSGLSKRTTSEGLQEAFSKFGEVVQARVVTDRVSGYSKGFGFVKYATLEDAAEGIKGMDGQFLDGWVIFAEYARPRQPPSEPQNNTGMGLWKQRY